A single genomic interval of Spirosoma linguale DSM 74 harbors:
- a CDS encoding beta-lactamase (PFAM: beta-lactamase~KEGG: vvu:VV1_0001 putative beta-lactamase class A): protein MSRIDCIFGYMTRYRPAALRRRTKTRIIFLTIGLAFVSALWLPVAAQSRPTLAKLRQQIEQELSRHPGTFAVAFKDLKTGKELLIREHEVFHAASTMKTPVMIEVYKQAAQHKLALSDSMTITTDFKSIVDGSSYSLHAEQDSDTSIYKAVGTKRTLAALVYDMIIVSSNLATNMVIERVGAQNVTQTMRDLGAKDIQVRRGVEDSKAFAQGLNNTTTAYDLMVIFEKIARGKAVSPDASKAMITTLLDQKFNDAIPGKLPKDVKVAHKTGSITGVRHDSGIVFLPDGRKYVLVLLSKEIKDDKETIETMATVSQWIYDFVKQ from the coding sequence ATGTCCCGGATTGACTGCATTTTTGGCTATATGACCAGGTATAGACCCGCAGCGTTGCGTCGACGAACAAAAACCAGGATTATTTTTCTGACCATAGGCCTGGCCTTTGTATCCGCTTTGTGGTTGCCCGTAGCTGCTCAATCACGCCCGACTTTAGCAAAGTTACGCCAGCAGATCGAACAGGAGCTGAGCAGGCATCCCGGCACATTCGCCGTTGCCTTTAAAGACCTGAAAACCGGTAAGGAGCTGCTTATTCGGGAGCATGAGGTGTTCCATGCGGCTAGTACCATGAAAACGCCGGTCATGATTGAGGTCTACAAACAGGCCGCTCAGCATAAACTGGCCCTCTCTGACTCCATGACCATAACGACGGACTTCAAGAGTATTGTGGATGGGAGTTCCTATAGCCTTCATGCCGAGCAGGATAGCGACACGAGTATCTACAAAGCCGTAGGGACGAAGCGAACCCTGGCAGCTTTGGTGTATGACATGATTATTGTGAGCAGTAACCTGGCGACAAACATGGTTATTGAGCGCGTCGGTGCCCAAAATGTAACGCAGACCATGCGCGATTTAGGAGCAAAAGACATTCAGGTTCGACGGGGGGTAGAAGACAGCAAGGCTTTCGCCCAGGGGCTCAACAACACGACGACCGCTTACGATCTGATGGTCATTTTTGAAAAAATTGCAAGAGGAAAAGCCGTAAGCCCCGACGCATCGAAAGCCATGATTACTACGCTACTCGACCAGAAATTCAACGATGCCATTCCGGGAAAGCTGCCGAAAGACGTGAAAGTAGCGCATAAAACGGGTTCAATAACCGGTGTTCGGCATGATTCGGGCATCGTTTTCCTACCCGATGGCCGGAAGTATGTTCTGGTCCTCCTGTCGAAGGAGATTAAAGACGATAAAGAGACAATTGAGACAATGGCAACGGTATCGCAATGGATTTACGACTTCGTAAAGCAGTGA
- a CDS encoding Mannose-1-phosphate guanylyltransferase (PFAM: Nucleotidyl transferase~KEGG: mannose-1-phosphate guanylyltransferase ; K00971   mannose-1-phosphate guanylyltransferase) has product MNHTYVVIMAGGVGTRFWPFSRTSYPKQFHDVLGTGRTLLQQTADRFDGVCPPENIFIVTSSLYKDLCQQQLPQLSDDQVLCEPVARNTAPCIAYACYKIAQQDPEANIVVAPADHIILKEEEFKRTIQTALDATKGQDILVTLGIQPSRPDTGYGYIQYVAEEGESAEKSALRRVKTFTEKPHLELAQQFLESGEFVWNAGIFVWNAQSIIKAFEAHLPEVAEIFEEGKDAYYTEREKAFVDKAYSLTRSISIDNGIMEKAGNVYVVLSDFGWSDLGTWKSLYEVSDKNDDLNVIDGHIMLYDTKNCIIKTPKDRLVVVNGLDGYIVAEYDNVLMICRKEEEQKVKNFVADAKERGMEFV; this is encoded by the coding sequence ATGAATCATACGTATGTTGTTATCATGGCGGGAGGTGTCGGAACGCGGTTCTGGCCTTTCAGCCGAACAAGCTATCCAAAGCAGTTTCACGATGTACTCGGCACCGGCCGAACCCTGCTTCAACAGACCGCCGACCGATTTGATGGCGTTTGTCCACCCGAAAATATTTTTATCGTTACCAGCTCGCTCTATAAAGATCTTTGCCAGCAGCAGCTTCCTCAATTGTCTGACGACCAGGTGTTGTGCGAGCCTGTGGCCCGAAATACCGCGCCCTGCATCGCTTACGCCTGTTACAAAATTGCTCAACAAGACCCGGAAGCTAACATTGTTGTAGCGCCTGCGGACCATATTATCCTGAAAGAAGAAGAGTTCAAACGGACGATTCAGACCGCTCTCGACGCGACCAAAGGGCAGGATATTCTGGTAACCCTTGGCATTCAGCCAAGCCGTCCCGATACGGGTTATGGGTATATCCAGTACGTTGCGGAAGAGGGAGAATCCGCCGAAAAGTCAGCGCTACGGCGGGTAAAGACATTCACCGAGAAGCCCCATCTGGAGCTTGCCCAACAGTTTCTGGAAAGTGGTGAGTTTGTCTGGAATGCCGGTATTTTCGTTTGGAACGCCCAATCCATTATCAAGGCTTTCGAAGCGCATTTGCCCGAAGTTGCCGAGATTTTCGAAGAAGGAAAAGATGCCTATTACACCGAACGGGAAAAAGCGTTTGTTGATAAAGCTTACTCACTCACGCGTAGCATCTCCATCGACAATGGTATCATGGAAAAGGCCGGGAATGTGTACGTTGTGCTGAGTGACTTCGGCTGGTCGGATTTGGGTACCTGGAAATCATTGTATGAAGTATCGGACAAGAACGATGACCTCAACGTGATCGACGGGCATATCATGCTGTACGATACCAAAAACTGTATCATAAAAACCCCGAAAGACCGGCTGGTGGTGGTTAACGGACTGGATGGCTACATCGTGGCGGAGTACGACAATGTACTCATGATTTGCCGCAAAGAAGAAGAGCAGAAAGTCAAAAACTTTGTTGCCGACGCCAAAGAAAGGGGCATGGAGTTTGTATAA
- a CDS encoding RND efflux system, outer membrane lipoprotein, NodT family (TIGRFAM: RND efflux system, outer membrane lipoprotein, NodT family~PFAM: outer membrane efflux protein~KEGG: bgl:bglu_2g03560 RND efflux system, outer membrane lipoprotein, NodT) — protein MMKLFLNLFVLSVFVVQASAQTTPLNAPGGSVTIQPGSGPANSPGTVQPQATSPMGNATPTVSALDLTPTLTTSGFRRFSDPMLESLIQQGLDNSPNLRAALSRLEESRIRVRIAQSFLSPSLRSSALVTTQSLSERRPLSVPNQADLLPRFQLNTFQLLPVDASYELDLFKRIRSGIAVANLQAQASDADFQSFRLSLASDIARTYMLIRGNDAEQGVFRRNIQSRDTTLSILRERFRVGLINQIDVQRAETDYAGLQVTLKGLERARVELVNGLAQLCGQDPTTFQVPSGALPQTIPTYPYASVTPEQLQRRPDLVQFIRQNQIAAAQVILQQASTQPRVTLVGSGGVLAGKIGNWFTPSAGTYLVGVNASVPLYEGHRARQNIALSKQQTQTNQQVYLQALQLAQRDAETALDNLTMLRQQIDLQGQTLALARRTEQYNRELYVRGLATYLEVLDAQRTILTTEQQLVQLHSQEVQFAVALLRTIGGDF, from the coding sequence ATGATGAAGCTGTTTCTTAATCTATTCGTTTTAAGCGTTTTCGTCGTTCAGGCCAGCGCGCAGACGACCCCGCTCAATGCGCCGGGCGGTTCGGTCACCATTCAGCCTGGCTCCGGTCCCGCCAACTCGCCGGGAACAGTGCAGCCGCAGGCAACAAGCCCAATGGGAAACGCCACACCGACCGTGTCGGCCCTCGACCTGACACCAACGCTTACAACCAGTGGGTTTCGGCGGTTTAGCGACCCCATGCTGGAATCGTTGATTCAGCAGGGGCTGGACAACAGCCCCAATCTCCGGGCCGCGCTGAGCCGACTGGAGGAATCACGAATCCGGGTTCGGATTGCCCAGTCCTTTCTGTCGCCTTCGCTGCGGAGTTCGGCGCTGGTCACGACCCAGAGTTTATCGGAGCGACGCCCGCTTTCGGTACCTAACCAGGCGGATTTGCTGCCCCGATTTCAGCTAAATACCTTTCAGTTGCTACCCGTCGATGCGAGTTACGAACTGGACCTGTTCAAGCGGATTCGCAGCGGGATTGCCGTTGCTAACTTGCAGGCGCAGGCCAGCGACGCCGACTTTCAGTCGTTTCGGCTTTCGCTGGCGTCGGACATTGCCCGTACCTACATGCTCATTCGGGGTAACGACGCGGAGCAGGGCGTTTTTCGCCGGAATATTCAGTCGAGAGATACGACGCTGTCGATTCTTCGCGAGCGTTTTCGGGTGGGGTTGATCAACCAGATCGACGTACAACGGGCCGAAACCGACTATGCCGGTTTGCAGGTTACGCTCAAAGGGCTGGAGCGCGCCCGTGTTGAACTGGTGAACGGTCTGGCCCAGCTTTGCGGACAGGACCCGACTACCTTCCAGGTACCATCCGGTGCTTTGCCGCAAACAATCCCCACGTATCCGTACGCCAGTGTTACCCCTGAGCAGCTCCAGCGTCGGCCGGATCTGGTACAGTTTATCCGGCAAAACCAGATTGCGGCTGCACAGGTAATTCTTCAGCAGGCCAGTACCCAGCCACGCGTAACGCTGGTTGGCTCGGGCGGGGTTCTGGCGGGTAAAATAGGGAACTGGTTTACACCCAGCGCTGGAACGTACCTTGTTGGGGTTAACGCGTCGGTACCGCTTTACGAAGGCCACCGCGCCCGGCAGAACATTGCGCTGTCGAAACAACAGACGCAAACCAATCAGCAAGTGTACTTACAGGCGTTACAACTCGCCCAGCGCGATGCCGAAACCGCCCTCGATAACCTGACCATGCTTCGTCAGCAAATAGACTTACAAGGACAAACACTTGCCCTGGCCCGCCGAACGGAGCAGTATAACCGCGAACTATACGTGCGCGGTCTGGCTACCTATCTGGAAGTGCTGGATGCGCAGCGGACCATTCTAACGACCGAACAGCAACTGGTGCAACTTCACAGTCAGGAAGTTCAGTTTGCGGTAGCTTTGCTAAGAACCATAGGCGGAGACTTTTAG
- a CDS encoding efflux transporter, RND family, MFP subunit (TIGRFAM: efflux transporter, RND family, MFP subunit~PFAM: secretion protein HlyD family protein~KEGG: rso:RS02155 putative transport transmembrane protein): MKALRILIPLLLLVAVFVFFGVLPRMRNTQELKAAVSEEKSRDPIVNAVSLKHSSDTTGLTLPGQIQPFRQTPLYARTQGFLRRWYVDIGGQVKQGQLLATIDVPELDQDIARAKADLQLAKINLERLQSVELPGAIARQDVDTRRSAVTVAEANVGRLQALKNLQQIRAPFSGIITSRTAENGTLVSPGTGQPLFTLSEVGSLRVFVDVPQTYYQYMKIGMPATVTIPELKNQTFQGKVMHTSGALRSDSRTLLAEVVIPNAKQSLPAGLYSLVKFDMIAAQAPVLIPANALQITPDGPRVVVVDDGQRVHFVPIKLGRDYGTTLEAVSGLTGQELVVTNPNDRLRDGQKVRFRKTPAEKTIVQR, from the coding sequence ATGAAAGCACTTCGCATCCTGATTCCTCTTCTGCTGTTGGTTGCCGTGTTCGTCTTTTTCGGTGTATTGCCCCGAATGCGTAATACGCAGGAACTGAAAGCGGCCGTTTCGGAGGAAAAGAGCCGTGACCCCATCGTGAACGCGGTGTCCCTGAAACACTCGTCCGATACAACCGGGCTTACTTTGCCCGGCCAGATTCAGCCATTCCGGCAAACGCCCCTCTACGCCCGTACGCAGGGCTTTCTGCGTCGGTGGTACGTTGACATCGGCGGACAGGTGAAACAGGGCCAATTACTAGCTACCATCGACGTGCCCGAACTGGACCAGGATATTGCCCGCGCCAAAGCCGATCTGCAACTGGCGAAAATTAACCTCGAACGGCTGCAAAGTGTTGAGTTGCCCGGCGCCATTGCCCGGCAGGATGTTGATACGCGCCGGTCGGCGGTAACGGTGGCAGAGGCTAACGTGGGCCGATTACAGGCGCTGAAAAACTTACAGCAGATCCGGGCACCCTTCAGCGGTATCATCACCAGTCGGACGGCCGAAAACGGAACACTGGTATCGCCGGGAACTGGGCAACCCTTGTTCACCCTCTCGGAAGTGGGCTCGCTGCGGGTATTTGTCGACGTGCCGCAAACGTATTACCAATACATGAAGATCGGGATGCCCGCTACGGTTACTATTCCTGAGCTGAAAAATCAGACCTTCCAGGGAAAAGTTATGCATACGTCGGGGGCGTTACGGAGCGATTCCCGAACGCTGCTGGCCGAGGTCGTGATTCCTAACGCTAAACAAAGCTTACCCGCCGGGCTGTATAGCCTGGTAAAGTTTGATATGATTGCCGCCCAGGCTCCCGTACTGATTCCGGCCAATGCATTGCAGATAACACCCGATGGACCGCGGGTGGTCGTTGTCGATGATGGTCAGCGTGTTCATTTTGTGCCCATTAAACTAGGGCGCGATTATGGCACAACGCTCGAAGCCGTAAGTGGTCTGACCGGGCAGGAGTTAGTTGTAACCAATCCAAACGACCGTCTGCGCGATGGTCAAAAAGTAAGATTTCGGAAGACCCCAGCCGAAAAAACCATAGTCCAACGATGA
- a CDS encoding protein of unknown function DUF952 (PFAM: protein of unknown function DUF952~KEGG: bid:Bind_1067 hypothetical protein) — MNLIYHIVPAADWQKQAGASTYEAPSLQTEGFIHLSTKEQVAGTLSRYYQDVPDLLLLHVDTGKLTSELKFELATNNEAFPHLYGPLNKEAVVHIETL, encoded by the coding sequence ATGAATCTCATTTATCACATTGTGCCAGCCGCCGACTGGCAAAAACAGGCGGGTGCATCAACCTACGAAGCCCCCAGCCTGCAAACGGAAGGCTTCATTCATCTGTCGACAAAAGAACAGGTGGCCGGAACGTTGAGCCGCTATTATCAGGACGTGCCCGATTTATTGCTGCTGCACGTCGATACCGGCAAGCTAACCAGTGAGCTGAAATTCGAGCTTGCCACCAACAACGAAGCCTTTCCACACCTCTACGGTCCACTTAATAAGGAGGCCGTTGTCCACATCGAAACCTTGTAA
- a CDS encoding acriflavin resistance protein (PFAM: acriflavin resistance protein~KEGG: bja:bll0301 cation efflux protein) — protein MWIVRLALEKKYTIAVMALLIMIMGGLAVIQMPTDIFPRINIPVVSVIWGYTGLSTNEMEKMITNFSETSLINNVSDIQRLESQTYNGTAVLKIYFQPTVKIEEALAQVTAISQTILVRMPPGTQPPLIVRYNATDVPVLQLGLSSDSLTEAQITDYAQTRVRPQISTVPGSRLSQGFGGKSRQIAVDLDPDQMVAYNVTPEEVTNAVAAQNLTLPGGSLRLAEREYNIRLNSKPDVINTLNDIPIKTIGGTTVHMRDVANVHDGAAVQSNIVKQDGSKGVLMRIVKTGNASTTEIVDKIKNQILPTVRAAAPSNLRVEALFDQSVFVRASIKGVLVEGLIAALLTAGLILLFLGSWRSTLIVAISIPLSILASLIVLYLLGETLNIQTLGGLALAIGILVDDATVTIENIHRNEELGLPLRQAILEGAQQIATPTLVSTLTICIVFTSVLFLEGPARFLFGPLAEAVVFAMLASYILSRTLVPALADLMLRGETQHNYAESKRPNAFARFYNRFNAGFDRFQARYIRALEWVLANRRTVFAVFLVVVVFTFVLLPFVGRDFFPQVDGGQIKLHLRAPVGSRLEYTEQIAAQTTEIVREVIPEEEVSSVISNIGLTSERYNFFFSDNSTASAADAELLISLSEDRKNPTIDYVRELRTRLREEMPDVTYFFLPADIVSQILNFGLTAAIDVQVSGFDRANNLKVARELEHKIAQVPGAVDVHLHQVLDAPELFLSVDRERAGQLGLTEQRVATNLNISLSGTGQTRPNFWPDPNTGFPYIIAVQTPPYKLDSYDKLLQTPIAPGQADRSTPQLLSNVMTMKRTTAPVIINRVNTQPSYDVYASVEKTDLGSVAKALEEITAEYKTQLKPGNVISIRGQVESMESAFSRLGLGIVFAALLVYLLMVVNFQSFRYPFIIITALPGALCGMVWMLFLTGTTFSIPSLMGAIMSVGVATANSILLVSFAKDHLPEVGGNAYEAALEAGRTRLRPIIMTAIAMIIGMLPMSLGLGEGGEQNAPLGRAVIGGLLLATFTTLLFVPVVFSYLARKPKPV, from the coding sequence ATGTGGATTGTACGCCTGGCGCTTGAAAAAAAATATACCATTGCTGTAATGGCGCTGCTCATCATGATTATGGGCGGGTTGGCGGTCATCCAAATGCCAACCGATATCTTCCCAAGAATCAATATTCCAGTCGTTTCGGTCATCTGGGGCTATACCGGCCTGTCGACCAACGAAATGGAGAAGATGATTACGAACTTCTCCGAAACCTCCCTCATCAACAACGTCAGCGACATTCAGCGGCTCGAATCACAGACGTATAACGGTACCGCTGTACTGAAGATTTACTTCCAGCCAACCGTCAAAATTGAGGAAGCACTGGCGCAGGTGACGGCGATTTCGCAGACGATTCTGGTTCGAATGCCGCCCGGTACGCAACCACCCCTCATTGTCCGCTACAACGCCACCGACGTTCCCGTACTTCAGCTTGGTCTTTCCTCCGACAGCCTGACCGAAGCCCAGATTACCGACTACGCCCAAACGCGGGTTCGACCGCAAATATCGACGGTGCCGGGAAGCCGTCTCTCGCAGGGGTTTGGTGGAAAGAGTCGCCAGATTGCGGTCGATCTGGACCCCGATCAGATGGTGGCTTACAACGTCACGCCGGAAGAAGTCACCAATGCCGTTGCGGCTCAGAATTTGACTCTGCCCGGCGGTTCGCTCCGTTTGGCTGAACGGGAATACAACATCCGCCTGAACTCCAAGCCGGATGTGATCAACACCCTCAACGATATTCCTATTAAAACCATTGGCGGCACCACCGTTCACATGCGCGACGTGGCCAATGTACACGATGGCGCGGCTGTTCAGTCCAATATTGTAAAACAGGACGGCAGCAAAGGGGTGCTGATGCGGATCGTGAAAACGGGAAACGCATCGACGACTGAAATTGTCGATAAGATCAAGAATCAGATTTTGCCCACGGTACGCGCTGCCGCTCCCTCGAACCTGCGCGTCGAAGCCCTGTTCGACCAGTCGGTGTTTGTGCGGGCGTCTATTAAAGGGGTACTGGTAGAAGGGTTGATTGCCGCTTTGCTGACGGCCGGGCTTATTCTGTTGTTTCTGGGAAGCTGGCGTAGTACGCTCATCGTGGCTATTTCCATTCCGCTGTCCATTCTGGCGTCGCTGATTGTGTTGTACCTGCTTGGCGAAACGCTGAACATTCAAACGCTGGGCGGACTGGCGCTGGCCATCGGTATTCTGGTCGATGACGCCACGGTTACCATCGAAAACATCCACCGAAACGAAGAGCTGGGATTGCCGCTGCGGCAGGCCATTCTGGAAGGGGCGCAGCAGATAGCCACCCCAACGCTGGTATCGACGCTCACCATCTGTATCGTGTTTACATCGGTGCTGTTTCTCGAAGGTCCGGCGCGTTTCCTGTTCGGCCCCCTTGCCGAAGCGGTGGTGTTTGCCATGCTGGCATCGTATATACTGTCCCGTACGTTAGTGCCCGCCCTGGCCGATTTGATGTTGCGTGGCGAGACGCAGCACAATTATGCGGAGAGTAAACGGCCCAACGCCTTTGCCCGGTTTTATAACCGCTTCAATGCCGGTTTCGACCGGTTTCAGGCGCGTTATATTCGGGCGCTGGAGTGGGTGCTGGCCAATCGACGAACGGTATTTGCTGTTTTCCTGGTCGTTGTCGTCTTTACGTTTGTACTGCTTCCGTTTGTTGGCCGGGATTTCTTCCCGCAGGTGGATGGTGGGCAGATAAAACTGCACCTGCGGGCTCCGGTAGGTTCCAGACTGGAATATACCGAGCAGATTGCCGCCCAAACCACCGAAATCGTCCGTGAGGTTATTCCGGAAGAGGAGGTAAGCTCGGTCATCAGCAACATTGGTCTGACGTCGGAGCGGTATAACTTTTTCTTTTCGGATAACTCGACGGCCAGTGCCGCTGATGCCGAACTGTTAATCTCGCTGAGTGAAGATCGGAAGAACCCAACTATCGACTACGTTCGCGAGCTCCGGACCCGGCTGCGCGAGGAGATGCCCGATGTGACGTACTTTTTTCTGCCCGCCGATATCGTCAGCCAGATTCTGAACTTTGGTCTGACAGCCGCCATCGACGTGCAGGTATCGGGTTTCGACCGGGCCAACAACCTCAAAGTAGCCCGCGAACTGGAACACAAAATAGCGCAGGTGCCCGGTGCTGTGGATGTCCACCTGCATCAGGTGCTGGATGCCCCCGAACTCTTTCTGTCGGTAGACCGGGAGCGGGCCGGACAACTGGGCCTGACGGAACAGCGGGTAGCTACCAACCTCAACATTTCGCTGAGTGGTACCGGCCAGACCCGCCCCAACTTCTGGCCCGACCCAAACACCGGTTTTCCCTACATCATTGCCGTACAAACACCACCCTACAAGCTGGACTCGTACGATAAACTGCTGCAAACGCCTATTGCGCCTGGTCAGGCCGACCGGTCCACGCCCCAGCTACTGAGCAACGTGATGACCATGAAGCGTACTACGGCACCGGTCATCATCAACCGGGTCAATACCCAGCCGAGTTACGACGTGTATGCCTCGGTCGAGAAAACGGATCTGGGCTCAGTAGCCAAAGCGTTGGAAGAAATCACGGCTGAGTACAAGACACAACTTAAGCCCGGAAACGTCATCTCCATTCGCGGGCAGGTGGAAAGTATGGAGAGCGCCTTCAGCCGACTGGGCTTAGGTATTGTCTTTGCGGCCCTGCTGGTGTACCTGCTGATGGTCGTCAACTTCCAGTCGTTTCGCTATCCGTTCATCATTATCACGGCTCTGCCGGGGGCGTTGTGCGGTATGGTCTGGATGTTATTCCTGACGGGTACAACGTTCAGTATCCCCTCGCTTATGGGAGCCATTATGAGTGTGGGTGTAGCCACGGCCAACAGTATTCTGCTGGTCAGCTTTGCCAAAGACCACCTGCCCGAAGTGGGTGGTAACGCTTACGAAGCCGCCCTCGAAGCGGGCCGAACCCGTCTGCGCCCTATTATCATGACCGCCATTGCCATGATTATCGGTATGCTGCCCATGTCGCTGGGCCTGGGCGAAGGCGGGGAGCAGAACGCTCCGCTGGGCCGGGCGGTAATTGGCGGTCTACTGCTGGCTACCTTTACCACGCTCCTGTTTGTTCCTGTTGTATTTAGCTATCTGGCTCGCAAACCCAAGCCTGTTTAA
- a CDS encoding peptidyl-prolyl cis-trans isomerase cyclophilin type (PFAM: peptidyl-prolyl cis-trans isomerase cyclophilin type~KEGG: cff:CFF8240_0425 peptidyl-prolyl cis-trans isomerase), with protein sequence MPKAQMNTDKGTMLIEFFEKDAPKAVDNFITLAKKGFYDGVKFHRVIPNFMIQGGDPTGTGRGGPGYTIDCELTGDNQYHDRGVLSMAHAGRNTGGSQFFICHNRQNTAHLDRNHTVFGKVVDGLDVIDQIKQGDKINSITVIEE encoded by the coding sequence ATGCCAAAGGCACAGATGAATACCGACAAGGGGACGATGCTGATCGAGTTTTTCGAGAAAGATGCGCCCAAAGCGGTTGATAACTTTATTACGTTAGCCAAGAAGGGATTTTACGACGGCGTTAAGTTTCACCGGGTCATCCCCAACTTCATGATTCAGGGGGGCGATCCAACCGGCACCGGTAGAGGTGGACCGGGTTATACCATCGACTGCGAACTGACCGGCGACAATCAATACCACGACCGGGGTGTTCTGTCGATGGCGCATGCCGGACGTAATACGGGTGGTTCGCAGTTTTTCATCTGCCACAACCGCCAAAACACCGCCCACCTCGACCGCAACCACACTGTTTTCGGTAAAGTTGTAGACGGTCTGGACGTTATCGACCAGATTAAGCAGGGCGATAAAATCAATAGCATTACGGTTATTGAAGAGTAG
- a CDS encoding hypothetical protein (KEGG: hypothetical protein), which yields MQNDKLRQFFVLFSIITLIVMNYLSNMAAFGGKTNKEISDKYHTLITPAGYAFAIWGIIFLGLLAFGIYQGLGSQRTNPRFRAIGWWVALNAFGNAIWSPLFNNEKIGIALIVILVMLLSLVVIEQRLLERRHVPIIDADPDVTLPESPASGTETWVARIPFSIYFGWLTVATILNVTVFLKSTEFSLMGLSEQTWAIAILIVGLVVGAIVFNRFRSVAYILVFAWAYAAIAVEQEGVGQIPLVAGAGAIVAVVLAIIGLISKKTPVYS from the coding sequence ATGCAAAACGACAAACTCCGCCAGTTCTTCGTCCTCTTTAGTATTATCACCCTTATTGTCATGAACTACCTGTCAAACATGGCTGCTTTTGGGGGGAAGACAAATAAGGAAATTTCCGACAAATACCATACGCTTATAACGCCCGCCGGGTATGCCTTTGCCATCTGGGGGATCATATTTTTAGGATTGCTGGCCTTTGGCATCTATCAGGGACTTGGCTCACAGCGGACGAACCCGCGCTTCCGGGCCATCGGCTGGTGGGTGGCGCTGAACGCGTTCGGTAATGCCATCTGGAGCCCGCTTTTCAACAACGAAAAGATAGGTATAGCCTTGATCGTTATTCTGGTGATGCTGTTGTCGTTGGTAGTGATCGAGCAGCGCCTGCTGGAACGGCGGCACGTTCCGATCATCGATGCCGACCCCGATGTAACCCTGCCGGAGTCACCGGCTTCGGGAACAGAAACATGGGTGGCCCGTATTCCTTTCTCGATTTACTTTGGCTGGCTCACCGTCGCGACGATTCTGAACGTAACGGTTTTCCTGAAATCGACAGAATTCAGCCTGATGGGGCTAAGTGAGCAGACCTGGGCTATCGCCATTCTGATCGTTGGCCTGGTTGTAGGGGCAATTGTCTTTAACCGCTTTCGAAGTGTGGCCTATATTCTGGTATTTGCCTGGGCGTATGCCGCCATTGCGGTCGAGCAGGAGGGCGTTGGGCAGATACCGTTGGTGGCCGGAGCGGGTGCCATTGTGGCCGTAGTGCTGGCCATTATTGGGCTGATTTCGAAGAAAACGCCGGTATATAGTTAG